Proteins from one Catenuloplanes atrovinosus genomic window:
- a CDS encoding M56 family metallopeptidase: MTVWVYVPIVLSAALALLARPIAAGSAPAATARALAGAALTAGLTSTASLVLLVATLLDDLPPPLVAHNEPGRPRLPEPVPDAVAITAIVLLMVALIRYGLDVRRREAVHRRLRETGHPGDDGVVIADWSAPFAVAVPGRPGHVLLTTGMIRLLTPDERRVVLAHERSHLSRRHHRIAAAASTAAALNPILTPVRDSVSYLVERWADEDAAAEVGDRHLTARSVAKAALATLDHPTALSSPTAAGKPTVTGMHGGGRGHALGRVQAMQDPATATRRTRAGLIALTLLSLTFILSDAVAASDFVIFATAWLP; this comes from the coding sequence GTGACCGTGTGGGTCTACGTCCCGATCGTGTTGTCCGCCGCGCTCGCGCTGCTGGCCCGCCCGATCGCGGCCGGCTCCGCGCCCGCGGCCACGGCACGCGCGCTGGCCGGCGCGGCGCTGACCGCGGGCCTGACGTCCACCGCGTCGCTGGTGCTGCTGGTCGCCACGCTGCTCGACGACCTTCCGCCGCCGCTGGTCGCGCACAACGAGCCGGGCCGTCCCCGCCTGCCCGAGCCGGTCCCGGACGCCGTCGCGATCACCGCGATCGTGCTGCTGATGGTCGCGCTGATCCGGTACGGGCTCGACGTCCGCCGCCGCGAGGCCGTCCACCGCCGGCTGCGCGAGACCGGCCACCCCGGCGACGACGGCGTGGTGATCGCCGACTGGTCCGCCCCGTTCGCCGTCGCGGTCCCCGGCCGCCCCGGCCACGTGCTGCTCACCACCGGCATGATCCGCCTGCTCACGCCGGACGAGCGCCGCGTGGTCCTGGCCCACGAGCGCTCGCACCTGTCCCGGCGCCACCACCGGATCGCCGCCGCCGCGTCCACCGCCGCCGCGCTCAACCCCATCCTGACGCCGGTCCGGGATTCGGTCTCCTACCTGGTCGAACGCTGGGCCGACGAGGACGCCGCCGCCGAGGTCGGCGACCGCCACCTGACCGCCCGCAGCGTCGCCAAGGCCGCGCTCGCCACGCTCGACCACCCCACCGCGCTCTCCTCCCCCACCGCGGCCGGCAAGCCGACCGTGACCGGCATGCACGGCGGAGGCCGCGGTCACGCCCTCGGCCGCGTCCAGGCGATGCAGGACCCGGCCACGGCCACCCGCCGCACCCGCGCCGGCCTGATCGCCCTCACGCTGCTCAGCCTCACCTTCATCCTCTCCGACGCGGTCGCCGCCTCCGATTTCGTCATCTTCGCCACCGCCTGGCTCCCGTAG
- a CDS encoding BlaI/MecI/CopY family transcriptional regulator, giving the protein MSEGRRAPGALEAEVMAALWAAERALTPAEVQAALGSTLAYNTVLTILGRLHDKGRLVRRPAGRGHVYWPAKDEAAFAAETMRATLTGRPDRERVLQQFAATLDDADAAALRAFLEADRP; this is encoded by the coding sequence GTGAGTGAGGGACGACGGGCGCCGGGCGCGCTGGAGGCGGAGGTGATGGCCGCGCTCTGGGCGGCCGAGCGCGCGCTGACGCCGGCGGAGGTGCAGGCCGCGCTGGGGAGCACGCTGGCGTACAACACGGTGCTCACGATCCTGGGCCGGCTGCACGACAAGGGCCGCCTGGTGCGGCGGCCGGCCGGCCGCGGCCACGTGTACTGGCCGGCCAAGGACGAGGCCGCGTTCGCGGCCGAGACGATGCGCGCCACGCTGACCGGGCGCCCGGACCGCGAGCGGGTGCTGCAACAGTTCGCGGCCACGCTCGACGACGCGGACGCGGCGGCGCTGCGCGCGTTCCTGGAGGCGGACCGGCCGTGA
- a CDS encoding RNA polymerase sigma factor yields MSKKELDAIYRAEYGRAVSVLARAYGDLDLAEDVVQDAFLAAARRWAEHGPPPSPAGWIITAARNRAIDRLRREAVGREKLARLHEPPAMADTDSLADDEYGDDRLRLIFTCCHPALNLPARVALTLRLIGGLTTAEIARAFLTSEATMAQRLARAKAKIRDARIPYRIPEGGELPERLDAVLATIYLIFNEGYAATAGDALTRDDLCAEAIRLGRLLVTLLPHEPEAAGLLALMLLAEARRPARVGPDGEVVLLRDQDRSLWDRALVAEGKHLVRACLRAGRPGTYQIQAAINAVHTAAETDWAQVVALYDQLLVVAPGPVAELNRAVAVAEVDGPEAALALVDALPLADYQLFHAVRADLLRRLGRNGEAVAAYDEAISRTENGPARAFLHRQRDAVAALE; encoded by the coding sequence GTGAGCAAGAAGGAGCTCGACGCGATCTACCGCGCCGAGTACGGACGCGCCGTTTCCGTGCTCGCCCGCGCCTACGGCGATCTGGACCTCGCCGAGGACGTCGTCCAGGACGCGTTCCTCGCCGCCGCCCGCCGATGGGCGGAGCACGGTCCGCCGCCCAGCCCGGCCGGCTGGATCATCACGGCCGCGCGCAACCGGGCCATCGACCGGCTTCGCCGGGAGGCGGTGGGCCGGGAGAAGCTGGCCCGGCTGCACGAGCCCCCGGCGATGGCCGACACCGACTCGCTCGCCGACGACGAGTACGGCGACGACCGCCTCCGCCTGATCTTCACCTGCTGCCACCCCGCGCTCAACCTGCCCGCCCGCGTCGCGCTCACGTTGCGCCTGATCGGCGGCCTGACCACCGCCGAGATCGCGCGCGCGTTCCTCACCTCCGAGGCCACGATGGCGCAGCGCCTCGCCCGCGCGAAGGCGAAGATCCGGGACGCCCGCATCCCGTACCGGATTCCGGAGGGCGGCGAGCTGCCGGAGCGCCTCGACGCCGTACTGGCGACGATCTATCTCATATTCAACGAGGGGTACGCCGCGACCGCCGGCGACGCGCTCACCCGCGACGACCTGTGCGCGGAGGCGATCCGGCTGGGGCGGCTGCTGGTCACGCTGCTCCCGCACGAGCCCGAGGCGGCGGGGCTGCTCGCACTGATGCTGCTCGCCGAGGCGCGCCGCCCGGCCCGGGTCGGCCCGGACGGCGAGGTGGTGCTGCTGCGCGACCAGGACCGGAGTCTGTGGGATCGGGCGCTGGTGGCGGAGGGTAAGCACCTCGTGCGGGCCTGCCTGCGGGCGGGTCGGCCGGGTACGTACCAGATCCAGGCCGCGATCAACGCGGTGCACACCGCGGCGGAGACGGACTGGGCGCAGGTGGTGGCGCTCTACGACCAGCTGCTGGTGGTCGCGCCGGGCCCGGTGGCGGAGCTCAACCGGGCGGTCGCGGTGGCCGAGGTCGACGGGCCGGAGGCGGCGCTGGCGCTGGTCGACGCCCTGCCGCTCGCCGATTATCAGCTCTTTCACGCGGTACGGGCGGACCTGCTGCGCCGGCTCGGGCGGAACGGGGAGGCGGTCGCGGCGTACGACGAGGCGATCTCCCGCACCGAGAACGGTCCGGCCCGGGCGTTCCTGCACCGGCAGCGGGACGCGGTGGCAGCGCTAGAGTGA
- a CDS encoding response regulator transcription factor, whose protein sequence is MTRIRVLVVDDEPLVRAGLVMLLDAEESISVVGQAGDGAEAVDLAVRLRPDVVVMDLRMPGVDGVEATRRLVSDEFADLVGGTVPVLMLTTFHDDTAVHTALRAGASGFVLKSAAPSDLAAAIRAVVAGNAWLDPVVARKLLRDFTAHPELGMPTPAELGQLTRRETEVLTLVAHGMNNAAVAAHFVVSEATVRTHVSRILVKLGLHDRSQAVAAAYQTGLVKPGDRPPLRDRR, encoded by the coding sequence GTGACCAGGATCCGCGTGCTCGTGGTGGACGACGAGCCCTTGGTCCGCGCCGGCCTGGTGATGCTGCTCGACGCCGAGGAGAGCATCTCGGTGGTCGGCCAGGCCGGCGACGGCGCCGAGGCCGTCGACCTCGCCGTCCGGCTTCGCCCGGACGTGGTCGTCATGGACCTGCGCATGCCGGGCGTGGACGGCGTCGAGGCGACCCGGCGGCTGGTCTCGGACGAGTTCGCCGACCTGGTCGGCGGCACGGTGCCGGTACTGATGCTGACCACGTTCCACGACGACACCGCGGTCCACACCGCGCTGCGTGCGGGCGCGTCCGGTTTCGTGCTGAAGAGCGCCGCACCGTCCGACCTGGCCGCGGCGATCCGGGCGGTGGTGGCCGGTAACGCCTGGCTGGACCCGGTGGTGGCACGCAAGCTGCTGCGCGACTTCACCGCGCACCCCGAGCTGGGCATGCCTACCCCGGCCGAACTGGGTCAGCTGACCCGGCGGGAGACCGAGGTGCTGACCCTGGTCGCACACGGCATGAACAACGCGGCCGTCGCCGCGCACTTCGTGGTCAGCGAGGCCACGGTGCGCACTCACGTGAGCCGGATCCTGGTGAAGCTGGGGCTGCACGACCGGTCACAGGCGGTGGCCGCCGCGTACCAGACCGGCCTCGTCAAACCCGGTGACCGGCCCCCGCTCCGGGACAGGCGCTGA
- a CDS encoding sensor histidine kinase, whose protein sequence is MRPGRAVLIMPGTAARYPADIALAVAVWFVDVALFSDAAVTLAGRAPIGAPAHVIAGYAALGCLPLVWRRAAPALVYALVWLVTTGALFVPGYQAIMPLVVALFTVSARLPSRYATPALLLVVVPLGGGIAQEVTAAAPADQVGVLLAGMLVYGIAYGTAWAVGHWSYRSRRRAVLAERQRLAAAREAVAAERLRVARELHDIISHAVTVMVLQAGGAHRLLRRDPDRAEEALAHVRDAGAQAMNELRRMLVVLRRTQPAEEETTPGPVTEPVDADRLEELLAGMRRAGLPVRLETWGEPRPVDPSIALTAFRVVQEALTNVSRHAGLGADTTVRLDWSHNLRIQVRNGPGSAPPDGHAGTGHGLVGLRERVEVAGGDLIAGRTAEGGFEVVAMLPTPAA, encoded by the coding sequence GTGCGTCCCGGACGAGCCGTACTGATCATGCCGGGCACCGCGGCCCGTTATCCGGCCGACATCGCGCTGGCGGTGGCGGTGTGGTTCGTCGACGTCGCACTCTTCTCGGACGCCGCGGTCACGCTTGCCGGGCGTGCCCCGATCGGCGCGCCAGCCCATGTCATCGCCGGTTACGCCGCGCTCGGCTGCCTGCCGCTGGTGTGGCGCCGGGCGGCGCCGGCGCTGGTCTACGCCCTGGTGTGGCTGGTCACCACCGGCGCCCTGTTCGTGCCGGGATATCAGGCGATCATGCCGCTGGTCGTCGCGCTGTTCACGGTGTCCGCTCGGCTGCCGTCCCGCTACGCGACACCGGCTCTGCTGCTCGTGGTGGTGCCGCTCGGCGGCGGCATCGCCCAGGAGGTCACCGCCGCCGCGCCCGCGGACCAGGTGGGCGTCCTACTGGCCGGCATGCTGGTCTACGGCATCGCCTACGGCACCGCCTGGGCAGTCGGGCACTGGTCGTACCGCAGTCGCCGGCGCGCGGTGCTGGCTGAAAGGCAGCGGCTGGCCGCAGCCCGGGAGGCGGTCGCCGCCGAACGCCTGCGGGTGGCCCGCGAACTGCACGACATCATCTCGCACGCGGTCACCGTGATGGTGCTGCAGGCCGGCGGCGCGCACCGGCTGCTGCGCCGCGACCCGGACCGGGCGGAGGAGGCGTTGGCGCACGTCCGGGACGCGGGCGCGCAGGCGATGAACGAGCTGCGACGGATGCTGGTCGTACTCCGCCGCACCCAGCCGGCGGAGGAGGAGACCACGCCCGGCCCGGTCACCGAACCGGTGGACGCCGACCGGCTGGAGGAGTTGCTGGCCGGCATGCGCCGCGCCGGCCTGCCGGTCCGGCTGGAGACGTGGGGCGAACCCCGGCCGGTCGACCCCAGCATCGCGCTGACCGCGTTCCGGGTGGTCCAGGAGGCGCTGACCAACGTCAGCCGGCACGCGGGCTTGGGCGCCGACACCACGGTGCGCCTGGACTGGTCGCACAACCTGCGGATTCAGGTGCGGAACGGGCCGGGGTCCGCGCCGCCGGACGGGCACGCCGGCACCGGGCACGGCCTGGTCGGCCTGCGCGAGCGGGTGGAGGTCGCCGGCGGGGACCTGATCGCCGGGCGCACCGCCGAGGGCGGATTCGAGGTGGTGGCCATGCTGCCCACCCCGGCGGCCTGA
- a CDS encoding YciI family protein, producing the protein MSIPPPLVRIGGDTDYQEDDMPHYLLSIQQPDGPPPGPEVLDPIMRDVEIVNTAMRDAGVWVFAGGLTDAASATVVRDSLITDGPYVEAKEHVGGLTILDVPDLDAALHWATRLSTALTLPVEVRAFHPGSS; encoded by the coding sequence ATGTCGATCCCGCCCCCGCTCGTTCGTATAGGTGGTGACACCGACTACCAGGAGGACGACATGCCCCACTACCTGCTCAGCATCCAGCAGCCCGACGGCCCCCCACCCGGCCCCGAGGTCCTCGACCCCATCATGCGCGACGTCGAGATCGTCAACACCGCCATGCGCGACGCCGGCGTCTGGGTCTTCGCCGGCGGCCTCACCGACGCCGCCTCCGCCACCGTGGTCCGCGACTCCCTCATCACCGACGGCCCCTACGTGGAAGCCAAGGAACACGTCGGCGGGCTCACCATCCTGGACGTACCGGACCTGGACGCGGCCCTGCACTGGGCCACCAGGCTCTCCACGGCGCTCACGCTGCCGGTCGAGGTGCGGGCCTTCCACCCGGGCAGCTCTTAA
- a CDS encoding RDD family protein, whose amino-acid sequence MTYPPNQGQPYGQQPGYGQQQPNYGQQPSYGQQQPQQPSYGQPQPQQPAYGQPAYGQQPSYGTPQSGGYGGGYGAPASYASWFHRVGATLVDGLIVAPFSILAYLIDGPGTQTDAATGLVTPTTPGPIYWVLVLLGVLLSVYNQIWLQGRTGQSWGKKALGIKLISENDGQPIGPLLVFVRGICHILDGIPCYIGYLWPIWDDKNQTFADKIMKTVVVSAR is encoded by the coding sequence GTGACATACCCGCCCAACCAGGGCCAGCCGTACGGGCAGCAGCCCGGCTATGGCCAGCAGCAGCCGAACTACGGCCAGCAGCCCTCCTACGGTCAGCAGCAGCCGCAGCAGCCGTCGTACGGGCAGCCCCAGCCTCAGCAGCCCGCGTACGGCCAGCCGGCGTACGGACAGCAGCCCTCGTACGGCACGCCGCAGAGCGGAGGCTACGGCGGCGGTTACGGGGCGCCCGCGTCCTACGCCAGCTGGTTCCACCGCGTCGGTGCCACGCTGGTCGACGGCCTGATCGTCGCCCCGTTCAGCATCCTCGCCTACCTGATCGACGGCCCCGGCACCCAGACCGACGCGGCCACCGGCCTGGTCACCCCGACCACCCCCGGCCCGATCTACTGGGTTCTCGTCCTGCTCGGCGTGCTGCTCAGCGTCTACAACCAGATCTGGCTCCAGGGCCGGACCGGCCAGAGCTGGGGCAAGAAGGCCCTCGGCATCAAGCTGATCAGCGAGAACGACGGCCAGCCGATCGGCCCGCTGCTCGTCTTCGTCCGTGGCATCTGCCACATCCTGGACGGCATCCCCTGCTACATCGGTTACCTGTGGCCGATCTGGGACGACAAGAACCAGACCTTCGCCGACAAGATCATGAAGACGGTCGTCGTCAGCGCCCGTTGA
- a CDS encoding DUF2752 domain-containing protein: MNVTARYVSVPERLGLLGLAAGAAALAWPTFTSATGLGAPCPTYAVTGVPCPFCGLTTASVALVHGDVAGAAAANPGVLALAALAVAVVPLLALRAAGVLAAPDRLGARARRRVEWSVALLAAASWVFQLNRLVLS, from the coding sequence ATGAACGTGACAGCAAGGTACGTCTCGGTGCCGGAACGGCTCGGCCTCCTCGGCCTCGCCGCCGGAGCCGCGGCGCTCGCCTGGCCCACGTTCACCTCCGCGACCGGCTTGGGTGCGCCGTGCCCGACGTACGCGGTGACCGGCGTGCCCTGCCCGTTCTGCGGCCTGACGACCGCATCCGTCGCGCTCGTCCACGGTGACGTAGCCGGCGCGGCCGCCGCCAACCCGGGCGTGCTCGCCCTGGCGGCGCTGGCGGTCGCCGTGGTGCCGTTGCTGGCGCTGCGGGCCGCCGGGGTGCTGGCGGCGCCCGATCGCCTCGGGGCACGTGCGCGACGGCGCGTGGAGTGGAGTGTCGCTCTCCTCGCCGCGGCGAGCTGGGTGTTCCAATTGAACCGGCTCGTTCTGAGCTGA
- a CDS encoding RICIN domain-containing protein produces MSARIRTLAALAVLAATAALLAPPAPASAAPVTITNAVQFRDTAGNPVHAHGGGILKHGSYYYWFGENRNADNTFRAVSVYRSTDLRNWEFRNDVLTQSSAAELQVANIERPKVIYNAGTGQFVMWMHKENGVDYGEARAAVAVSATVDGDYTYRGSFRPLGQHMSRDITAFVDTDGTGYMISAANENYDLHVYRLTADYTNTAALVRSWPGDHREAPALFKRNGVYFMLTSGATGWNPNQARYSTATSITGTWSAWQNVGDSVTFGSQSTFVLPLGDSFLYLGDRWGNSIGGTVNDSQYVWLPISFPSATTMSLSYYPELSIDAAAGSVTGLTSGYVNLVARHSGKCADIVNGDPANNAEAVQYACGTGHNQQFYLKNLGNGYVQVQARHSARCLDVTSGDTADGARVIQYACGLGTNQQWQVQDAGSGYARLVARHSGRCLDVISASASDGARLAQYGCNGGANQQWLRRAP; encoded by the coding sequence GTGTCCGCCCGTATCCGCACCCTCGCCGCGCTCGCGGTCCTCGCCGCGACAGCGGCGCTCCTCGCCCCGCCCGCTCCCGCCTCGGCCGCGCCCGTCACGATCACGAACGCGGTGCAGTTCCGGGACACCGCCGGGAATCCCGTGCACGCGCACGGCGGCGGCATCCTGAAGCACGGCTCCTACTACTACTGGTTCGGCGAGAACCGCAACGCCGACAACACGTTCCGGGCCGTGTCGGTCTACCGCTCCACGGACCTGAGGAACTGGGAGTTCCGCAACGACGTGCTGACCCAGTCGTCCGCCGCGGAACTCCAGGTCGCGAACATCGAACGCCCGAAGGTCATCTACAACGCGGGTACCGGACAGTTCGTGATGTGGATGCACAAGGAGAACGGCGTCGACTACGGGGAGGCGCGCGCGGCCGTCGCGGTGTCCGCCACGGTCGACGGAGACTACACCTACCGGGGCAGCTTCCGGCCGCTCGGCCAGCACATGTCGCGGGACATCACCGCGTTCGTGGACACCGACGGCACCGGCTACATGATCTCCGCGGCGAACGAGAACTACGACCTGCACGTCTACCGGCTGACCGCGGACTACACGAACACGGCCGCGCTGGTGCGGTCCTGGCCGGGCGACCACCGCGAGGCCCCGGCGCTGTTCAAGCGCAACGGCGTCTACTTCATGCTCACCTCCGGCGCCACCGGCTGGAACCCCAACCAGGCGCGCTACTCCACCGCCACCTCCATCACCGGCACGTGGAGCGCCTGGCAGAACGTGGGCGACAGCGTGACGTTCGGCTCGCAGAGCACGTTCGTGCTGCCGCTGGGCGACTCGTTCCTCTACCTGGGCGACCGCTGGGGCAACTCGATCGGCGGCACGGTCAACGACTCGCAGTACGTGTGGCTGCCGATCTCGTTCCCGTCCGCGACCACGATGAGCCTGTCCTACTACCCGGAGCTGTCGATCGACGCCGCCGCCGGCAGCGTGACCGGTCTGACCAGCGGTTACGTCAACCTGGTGGCCCGGCACTCCGGCAAGTGCGCCGACATCGTGAACGGGGACCCGGCGAACAACGCCGAGGCCGTCCAGTACGCCTGCGGCACCGGCCACAACCAGCAGTTCTACCTGAAGAACCTCGGCAACGGGTACGTCCAGGTGCAGGCCCGGCACAGCGCCCGCTGCCTCGACGTCACGTCCGGCGACACCGCGGACGGCGCCCGGGTGATCCAGTACGCCTGCGGGCTCGGCACCAACCAGCAGTGGCAGGTGCAGGACGCCGGCTCCGGATACGCACGCCTGGTGGCCCGGCACAGCGGCCGCTGCCTCGATGTGATCAGCGCTTCGGCCTCGGACGGCGCCCGGCTTGCGCAGTACGGCTGTAATGGTGGGGCCAACCAGCAGTGGCTGCGCCGGGCACCCTGA
- a CDS encoding DUF2264 domain-containing protein, with protein MELPSEDRIRSPHTGWTRAHWEAMADHLLEAVVPYAVPGFAQIRLPGRTSRAGATSDGLEGFARTFLLAGMRISGDRGETPRAKILIERYAEGLATGTDPRHRYAWPPIEDYSQPIVEAASVALMLAETRPWLWDRLDAGVRRSVHRWLEGIVGTRPWPCNWLLFQVVVEQFLADTGGRHDPAEITGGLDAIEGWYRGGGWYSDGAGQHYDHYAGWAMHLYPLLWARMPGAAGSDRVARYRERLHAFLDDFRLMFARDGAPMHQGRSLTYRYAAAAALWTGALADATPLPPGETRRLASGALRYFADRGAPDEAGLLRLGYHGQFPPITQPYSGPASPYWAAKGFLGLLLPAGHPVWTATEEPAAVERGDVDRALPAPGWLLRGTRADGVVRLYNHGSDHIKVPAELGDDPERDDPHYAKLAYSTHTAPETETRAWERNTDGHTGLEPPGGGPVTRRRRIHRIGVADRFAASRYVDGEVTVETASVLCGAASELRIDRITAPAGWVPRTGGFAVAGASTPAARAHDRTAEVVGPAGLTSRIVGLHGWSSAGVQRMSGANAFGTRSATPYLTGAPHPGGTAVYVALVTLAGPVTDVAPAVSADRDEVVAVLPDGEEIRVRLGAAPRYSRRPPPGGGPSITWDPTVP; from the coding sequence GTGGAGCTCCCCTCGGAAGACCGGATCCGCTCGCCGCACACCGGCTGGACCCGCGCGCACTGGGAGGCGATGGCCGACCACCTGCTGGAGGCCGTCGTGCCGTACGCGGTGCCCGGTTTCGCCCAGATCCGGCTGCCCGGCCGCACCAGCCGGGCCGGCGCCACCTCCGACGGCCTCGAGGGCTTCGCCCGCACGTTCCTGCTGGCCGGCATGCGCATCTCCGGCGACCGCGGCGAGACCCCCAGGGCGAAAATCCTGATCGAGCGGTACGCCGAGGGCCTGGCCACCGGCACGGACCCGCGCCACCGGTACGCGTGGCCCCCGATCGAGGACTACTCGCAGCCGATCGTCGAGGCCGCGTCCGTGGCGCTGATGCTGGCCGAGACGCGCCCCTGGCTGTGGGACCGGCTCGACGCCGGCGTGCGCCGGTCGGTGCACCGCTGGCTGGAGGGGATCGTCGGCACGCGCCCGTGGCCGTGCAACTGGCTGCTGTTCCAGGTCGTGGTCGAGCAGTTCCTGGCGGACACCGGCGGCCGGCACGACCCCGCCGAGATCACCGGCGGCCTGGACGCGATCGAGGGCTGGTACCGGGGCGGCGGCTGGTACTCCGACGGCGCCGGCCAGCACTACGACCACTACGCCGGCTGGGCCATGCACCTCTACCCGCTGCTCTGGGCGCGGATGCCGGGCGCGGCCGGCTCCGACCGCGTGGCACGGTACCGGGAGCGGCTGCACGCGTTCCTGGACGACTTCCGGCTGATGTTCGCCCGCGACGGCGCGCCGATGCACCAGGGCCGGTCGCTGACCTACCGGTACGCGGCCGCGGCCGCGCTGTGGACCGGCGCGCTGGCGGACGCGACGCCGCTGCCGCCGGGCGAGACGCGGCGGCTGGCCTCCGGCGCGCTGCGCTACTTCGCGGACCGGGGCGCGCCGGACGAGGCCGGGCTGCTGCGGCTCGGCTACCACGGGCAGTTCCCGCCGATCACGCAGCCGTACTCGGGGCCGGCGTCGCCGTACTGGGCCGCGAAGGGCTTCCTGGGGCTGCTGCTCCCGGCCGGCCACCCGGTCTGGACCGCGACCGAGGAGCCGGCCGCGGTCGAGCGCGGCGACGTCGACCGGGCGCTGCCCGCGCCCGGCTGGCTGCTGCGCGGCACCCGGGCGGACGGCGTGGTGCGGCTCTACAACCACGGCAGCGACCACATCAAGGTGCCGGCGGAACTCGGCGACGACCCGGAGCGCGACGACCCGCACTACGCCAAGCTCGCGTACAGCACGCACACCGCGCCGGAGACGGAGACGCGCGCCTGGGAGCGGAACACCGACGGGCACACCGGGCTGGAGCCGCCGGGCGGCGGGCCGGTCACCCGCCGGCGGCGCATCCACCGGATCGGCGTGGCCGACCGGTTCGCCGCGTCCCGGTACGTGGACGGCGAGGTGACCGTGGAGACCGCGAGCGTGCTCTGCGGCGCGGCGAGCGAGCTGCGGATCGACCGGATCACCGCGCCGGCCGGGTGGGTGCCGCGGACCGGCGGGTTCGCGGTCGCGGGTGCGTCGACGCCCGCGGCGCGGGCGCACGACCGTACCGCCGAGGTCGTCGGTCCCGCGGGGCTGACCAGCCGGATCGTGGGCCTGCACGGCTGGTCGTCGGCCGGCGTGCAGCGGATGTCCGGCGCCAACGCGTTCGGCACCCGCTCGGCCACGCCGTACCTGACCGGCGCGCCGCACCCGGGCGGCACCGCCGTGTACGTCGCACTGGTCACGCTGGCCGGCCCGGTCACCGACGTCGCGCCGGCGGTCAGCGCGGACCGCGACGAGGTGGTGGCGGTCCTCCCGGACGGGGAGGAGATCCGCGTGCGCCTCGGTGCGGCCCCCCGATACTCCCGCCGTCCTCCACCGGGCGGCGGGCCGTCCATCACCTGGGATCCGACCGTCCCATGA
- a CDS encoding ROK family protein → MDRRSSIAAIVRAVLAAGPLRRADLEARTGLSQPTIAKLTRALIDSGYLTETTAGGAPGHIGRPAAALDVRAHRAFFAGVKVTPDELIGVVTDLRAVVHGTAHVPLGDARTPPDVVAAIARLTAQLRREHPVGALGVSVAGDVDRDTGVARYEPFLGWHDVALAELCAEATGLRTVADNDIRALTEAENWFGAGADARSFLLVAVGSGVTSGLVVDGRVLTGAHGVAGELGHVPIDRRGPKCYCGARGCLEAVASEPALLRRVADATGAPGVTLDRAIRLARLGDPRVGEVFAEAGRAIGQAVGGVINLIGPELVVFSADHLDGFALLEPHVRAAVAEHAFGAAARAEIAVRPLPFEQWARGAAVVAIASYVASVQV, encoded by the coding sequence ATGGATCGCCGATCTTCGATCGCCGCCATCGTCCGGGCGGTGCTCGCGGCGGGCCCGCTGCGCCGCGCCGACCTGGAGGCGCGCACCGGGCTGTCGCAGCCCACCATCGCGAAGCTGACCCGCGCGCTGATCGACTCCGGCTACCTCACCGAGACCACCGCCGGCGGTGCGCCCGGCCACATCGGGCGCCCGGCCGCCGCGCTCGACGTGCGCGCGCACCGCGCCTTCTTCGCCGGCGTCAAGGTCACCCCGGACGAGCTGATCGGCGTGGTCACCGACCTGCGCGCGGTGGTCCACGGCACCGCGCACGTGCCGCTCGGCGACGCCCGCACCCCGCCGGACGTGGTCGCCGCGATCGCCCGGCTCACCGCGCAGCTGCGCCGCGAGCACCCGGTCGGCGCGCTCGGCGTGTCCGTGGCCGGGGACGTCGACCGGGACACCGGCGTCGCGCGGTACGAGCCGTTCCTCGGCTGGCACGACGTGGCTTTGGCCGAGCTGTGCGCGGAGGCGACCGGGCTGCGCACGGTGGCGGACAACGACATCCGCGCGCTCACCGAGGCGGAGAACTGGTTCGGCGCCGGCGCGGACGCGCGGTCGTTCCTGCTGGTCGCGGTGGGGTCCGGCGTCACCAGCGGGCTGGTCGTGGACGGCCGGGTGCTGACCGGCGCGCACGGCGTCGCGGGCGAACTCGGGCACGTGCCGATCGATCGGCGCGGGCCGAAGTGCTACTGCGGGGCGCGCGGGTGCCTCGAGGCGGTCGCGTCGGAGCCGGCGCTGCTGCGGAGGGTCGCGGACGCGACCGGCGCGCCCGGGGTCACGCTGGATCGCGCCATCAGGCTGGCCCGCCTCGGCGACCCGCGGGTCGGCGAGGTATTCGCCGAGGCGGGTCGCGCGATCGGTCAGGCCGTCGGCGGGGTGATCAATCTGATCGGCCCGGAGCTGGTGGTCTTCTCGGCCGACCACCTCGACGGGTTCGCGCTGCTGGAGCCGCACGTGCGCGCGGCCGTGGCGGAGCACGCGTTCGGGGCGGCGGCGCGGGCCGAGATCGCGGTGCGGCCGCTGCCGTTCGAGCAGTGGGCCCGCGGCGCGGCCGTGGTGGCCATCGCGTCGTACGTGGCGTCCGTGCAGGTCTGA